The proteins below are encoded in one region of Taeniopygia guttata chromosome 15, bTaeGut7.mat, whole genome shotgun sequence:
- the ANKLE2 gene encoding ankyrin repeat and LEM domain-containing protein 2 isoform X1 codes for MERWVGAAGGWESLWGAGWGRWPCWELLAACAVIGAVGWLLRLRDRRPGGRRAAVAAAAISAETPIASPAPQCAPAPPAAGSQRCSGSRPGGITMDTILSRLKKLSHDELREEIVKAGLKCGPITATTRFIFEKKLAQALLEQQGALEEEGSALSEEAAGNVPVNHNSHGSASEDADFGYCVGLNPPEEDAVTHMNCSAAACGADSQIPAPTPSRDPPLFYGVCPVYDDILARNERIHVYEDRKEALQAVKMIKGSRFKAFTNREDAEKFAKGICDYFPSPGKSSLCLSPVKMGSFNRDGLCSPESDAVNKERANSYKSPRTQDLTAKLRKAVEKGDTATFSDLIWSNPRYLIGSGDNPTIVQEGCRYNVMHVAAKENQPAICQLLLDTLENPEFMRLMYPDDNDVMLKKRIQYIVDLYLNTPDKMWFDTPLHFACKFGNVDVVNVLTSHPAIVKNPRNKYDQTPAEVVCERSKNKSAELKEKIKEYLKGHYYVPLLRAEDNSSAPVIGAPWSPDQTDDGPQRAWPKYPGSPKDPVLSIRAFAGPMSPSKAEEFRRLWKTPPRERAGFFHNVRKSDLERGVERVGRELAHELGFPWVEYWEFLGCFVDLSSQEGLQKLEEYLSHREMSEKAQPETGENETCNRYKTPHPSGKSKKSCNSISVGAFLDEDDDDMSLEEIKNRQNAARNISPSLVSKEPSIAALGDAECDILSMECAGNIIETSAHPRHYEKGAAASKNGFCSPVSGKRIISDRKQLHDGSECLMSPVSNLMSEFESLSFQEQEIAGVSHKITEKTENEGILDKTCSAVSLASSSEPGVTGKHGETKLRTDHKIPLEKQRVSRESGIQTKETLQRQELSSQKFLLKTSPTNDNLKLFLLGEQPSKLDGDVLAAIEGAEIDPQKFPMIYKWKHAVQSYTSSDRQSWPSPALKARLQSQSMAACSPNASVHPGSGRNSPIPGSPGKHGSAASFPPEPGSPGRYSPACILRYFAEPPAH; via the exons GTGGAATAACAATGGATACAATATTATCCCGATTAAAGAAGCTCAGCCATGATGAGCTTAGAGAAGAGATTGTGAAAGCAGGACTGAAATGTGGGCCCATTACTGCAACTACAaggtttatttttgaaaaaaaattggctCAGGCACTGTTGGAGCAGCAAGGAGCATTGGAGGAGGAAGGGTCTGCTCTGTCAGAGGAGGCTGCTGGAAATGTCCCAGTGAATCACAACAGCCATGGAAGTGCTTCTGAGGATGCAGACTTTGGGTACTGTGTGGGTCTGAACCCTCCAGAAGAAGATGCTGTGACACACATGAACTGTtcagctgcagcctgtggtgctgATTCACAGATCCCTGCTCCAACACCGTCCAGAGATCCTCCACTGTTCTATGGTGTTTGCCCAGTTTATGACGACATCCTGGCAAGGAATG AGAGAATACATGTGTATGAAGATAGGAAAGAAGCTCTCCAGGCTGTTAAGATGATTAAGGGTTCCCGTTTTAAAGCTTTTACAAACAGAGAGGATGCTGAGAAATTTGCTAAAGGAATCTGTGATTATTTCCCATCTCCAGGCAAGTCCTCTTTATGTTTGTCTCCAGTGAAAATGGGATCATTTAACAGAG ATGGTTTGTGCTCCCCTGAGAGTGACGCTGTGAACAAGGAGAGAGCCAACAGCTACAAAAGTCCACGGACACAAGATCTCACAGCCAAGCTTCGGAAAGCTGTGGAGAAAGGAGACACAGCGACCTTTTCAGACCTTATTTGGAGTAACCCTCGTTACCTGATTGGGTCAGGAGACAACCCAACGATTGTACAG GAAGGGTGTAGGTACAATGTCATGCATGTTGCTGCCAAGGAGAACCAGCCTGCTATCTGCCAGTTATTGCTGGACACTCTGGAAAATCCAGAATTTATGCGGCTGATGTACCCAGATGATAACGATGTCATGTTGAAGAAACGCATCCAATACATTGTTGACCTTTACCTGAACACTCCAGATAAAATG TGGTTTGATACTCCACTGCATTTTGCTTGCAAGTTTGGGAATGTGGATGTGGTTAACGTGCTAACCTCACACCCAGccattgtaaaaaatccaagaaaCAAATATGATCAAACTCCAGCAGAA GTAGTTTGTGAAAGAAGCAAGAACAAATCTGCTGAAttgaaagaaaagataaaagagTACTTGAAAG GTCACTATTATGTCCCACTCCTGAGGGCAGAGGACAATTCCTCAGCTCCGGTCATTGGGGCACCGTGGTCGCCCGACCAGACGGACGATGGCCCCCAGAGAGCTTGGCCGAAATACCCCGGCAGCCCCAAGGACCCCGTGCTGTCCATCAGGGCTTTTGCAGGCCCCATGAGCCCCTCAAAG gcTGAAGAATTTCGCAGGCTGTGGAAGACTCCACCACGAGAGAGAGCTGGCTTCTTTCACAATGTCAGGAAATCTGATCTGGAGAGAGGTGTTGAAAGAGTTGGAAG GGAGTTAGCTCATGAACTGGGGTTCCCGTGGGTTGAATACTGGGAATTTCTGGGCTGTTTTGTTGATCTGTCTtcccaggaggggctgcaaaaATTAGAAGAGTACCTGAGTCATCGTGAAATGAGCGAAAAGGCTCAGCCAGAAACAGGGGAAAATGAAACCTGCAATAGATATAAAACTCCACATCCCTCTG GCAAAAGCAAAAAGTCCTGCAATTCCATTTCTGTTGGAGCATTTTtggatgaggatgatgatgacatgagcttagaagaaattaaaaacagacaaaatgcAGCACGAAACATCAGCCCCTCTCTGGTGTCCAAGGAGCCCAGCATTGCTGCCCTTGGAGATGCTGAGTGTGATATCCTGTCCATGGAGTGTGCAGGAAACATCATAGAGACCTCAGCTCACCCTCGGCACTACGAGAagggggctgctgccagcaaaaaCGGGTTTTGCAGTCCTGTGTCCGGTAAAAGGATCATCAGCGACAGAAAGCAGCTGCATGATGGGTCAGAATGCCTCATGTCACCCGTTTCAAATTTGATGTCAGAATTTGAAAGCTTGTCATTCCAAGAACAAGAGATTGCAGGAGTATCTcataaaatcactgaaaaaacTGAGAATGAGGGAATTCTGGACAAGACCTGCTCTGCAGTGTCACTGGCAAGTTCTTCTGAGCCAGGTGTTACAGGAAAACATGGAGAGACCAAGTTAAGGACAGACCACAAAATACCATTAGAAAAGCAGAGAGTGTCCAGAGAATCTGGAATTCAGACTAAGGAGACACTGCAACGTCAAGAACTTTCTTCCCAGAAGTTTCTTTTGAAGACGTCACCTACAAATGACAATTTAAAGTTATTCCTTCTTGG GGAGCAGCCCTCGAAGCTGGATGGTGATGTCTTAGCAGCTATAGAAGGAGCAGAGATTGatccccagaaattcccaaTGATTTACAAATGGAAACACGCAGTGCAATCCTACACCTCATCTGACAGGCAAAG TTGGCCAAGTCCAGCATTGAAGGCAAGATTGCAGTCCCAGTCCATGGCTGCTTGCTCTCCAAATGCTTCTGTGCATCCTGGTTCAGGAAGGAACAGTCCCATACCAGGGAGTCCGGGGAAACACGGCAGCGCTGCCTCCTTCCCCCCGGAGCCCGGGAGCCCTGGGCGCTACAGCCCCGCCTGCATCCTGCGCTATTTCGCAGAGCCTCCTGCCCACTAG
- the ANKLE2 gene encoding ankyrin repeat and LEM domain-containing protein 2 isoform X3, which translates to MDTILSRLKKLSHDELREEIVKAGLKCGPITATTRFIFEKKLAQALLEQQGALEEEGSALSEEAAGNVPVNHNSHGSASEDADFGYCVGLNPPEEDAVTHMNCSAAACGADSQIPAPTPSRDPPLFYGVCPVYDDILARNERIHVYEDRKEALQAVKMIKGSRFKAFTNREDAEKFAKGICDYFPSPGKSSLCLSPVKMGSFNRDGLCSPESDAVNKERANSYKSPRTQDLTAKLRKAVEKGDTATFSDLIWSNPRYLIGSGDNPTIVQEGCRYNVMHVAAKENQPAICQLLLDTLENPEFMRLMYPDDNDVMLKKRIQYIVDLYLNTPDKMWFDTPLHFACKFGNVDVVNVLTSHPAIVKNPRNKYDQTPAEVVCERSKNKSAELKEKIKEYLKGHYYVPLLRAEDNSSAPVIGAPWSPDQTDDGPQRAWPKYPGSPKDPVLSIRAFAGPMSPSKAEEFRRLWKTPPRERAGFFHNVRKSDLERGVERVGRELAHELGFPWVEYWEFLGCFVDLSSQEGLQKLEEYLSHREMSEKAQPETGENETCNRYKTPHPSGKSKKSCNSISVGAFLDEDDDDMSLEEIKNRQNAARNISPSLVSKEPSIAALGDAECDILSMECAGNIIETSAHPRHYEKGAAASKNGFCSPVSGKRIISDRKQLHDGSECLMSPVSNLMSEFESLSFQEQEIAGVSHKITEKTENEGILDKTCSAVSLASSSEPGVTGKHGETKLRTDHKIPLEKQRVSRESGIQTKETLQRQELSSQKFLLKTSPTNDNLKLFLLGEQPSKLDGDVLAAIEGAEIDPQKFPMIYKWKHAVQSYTSSDRQSWPSPALKARLQSQSMAACSPNASVHPGSGRNSPIPGSPGKHGSAASFPPEPGSPGRYSPACILRYFAEPPAH; encoded by the exons ATGGATACAATATTATCCCGATTAAAGAAGCTCAGCCATGATGAGCTTAGAGAAGAGATTGTGAAAGCAGGACTGAAATGTGGGCCCATTACTGCAACTACAaggtttatttttgaaaaaaaattggctCAGGCACTGTTGGAGCAGCAAGGAGCATTGGAGGAGGAAGGGTCTGCTCTGTCAGAGGAGGCTGCTGGAAATGTCCCAGTGAATCACAACAGCCATGGAAGTGCTTCTGAGGATGCAGACTTTGGGTACTGTGTGGGTCTGAACCCTCCAGAAGAAGATGCTGTGACACACATGAACTGTtcagctgcagcctgtggtgctgATTCACAGATCCCTGCTCCAACACCGTCCAGAGATCCTCCACTGTTCTATGGTGTTTGCCCAGTTTATGACGACATCCTGGCAAGGAATG AGAGAATACATGTGTATGAAGATAGGAAAGAAGCTCTCCAGGCTGTTAAGATGATTAAGGGTTCCCGTTTTAAAGCTTTTACAAACAGAGAGGATGCTGAGAAATTTGCTAAAGGAATCTGTGATTATTTCCCATCTCCAGGCAAGTCCTCTTTATGTTTGTCTCCAGTGAAAATGGGATCATTTAACAGAG ATGGTTTGTGCTCCCCTGAGAGTGACGCTGTGAACAAGGAGAGAGCCAACAGCTACAAAAGTCCACGGACACAAGATCTCACAGCCAAGCTTCGGAAAGCTGTGGAGAAAGGAGACACAGCGACCTTTTCAGACCTTATTTGGAGTAACCCTCGTTACCTGATTGGGTCAGGAGACAACCCAACGATTGTACAG GAAGGGTGTAGGTACAATGTCATGCATGTTGCTGCCAAGGAGAACCAGCCTGCTATCTGCCAGTTATTGCTGGACACTCTGGAAAATCCAGAATTTATGCGGCTGATGTACCCAGATGATAACGATGTCATGTTGAAGAAACGCATCCAATACATTGTTGACCTTTACCTGAACACTCCAGATAAAATG TGGTTTGATACTCCACTGCATTTTGCTTGCAAGTTTGGGAATGTGGATGTGGTTAACGTGCTAACCTCACACCCAGccattgtaaaaaatccaagaaaCAAATATGATCAAACTCCAGCAGAA GTAGTTTGTGAAAGAAGCAAGAACAAATCTGCTGAAttgaaagaaaagataaaagagTACTTGAAAG GTCACTATTATGTCCCACTCCTGAGGGCAGAGGACAATTCCTCAGCTCCGGTCATTGGGGCACCGTGGTCGCCCGACCAGACGGACGATGGCCCCCAGAGAGCTTGGCCGAAATACCCCGGCAGCCCCAAGGACCCCGTGCTGTCCATCAGGGCTTTTGCAGGCCCCATGAGCCCCTCAAAG gcTGAAGAATTTCGCAGGCTGTGGAAGACTCCACCACGAGAGAGAGCTGGCTTCTTTCACAATGTCAGGAAATCTGATCTGGAGAGAGGTGTTGAAAGAGTTGGAAG GGAGTTAGCTCATGAACTGGGGTTCCCGTGGGTTGAATACTGGGAATTTCTGGGCTGTTTTGTTGATCTGTCTtcccaggaggggctgcaaaaATTAGAAGAGTACCTGAGTCATCGTGAAATGAGCGAAAAGGCTCAGCCAGAAACAGGGGAAAATGAAACCTGCAATAGATATAAAACTCCACATCCCTCTG GCAAAAGCAAAAAGTCCTGCAATTCCATTTCTGTTGGAGCATTTTtggatgaggatgatgatgacatgagcttagaagaaattaaaaacagacaaaatgcAGCACGAAACATCAGCCCCTCTCTGGTGTCCAAGGAGCCCAGCATTGCTGCCCTTGGAGATGCTGAGTGTGATATCCTGTCCATGGAGTGTGCAGGAAACATCATAGAGACCTCAGCTCACCCTCGGCACTACGAGAagggggctgctgccagcaaaaaCGGGTTTTGCAGTCCTGTGTCCGGTAAAAGGATCATCAGCGACAGAAAGCAGCTGCATGATGGGTCAGAATGCCTCATGTCACCCGTTTCAAATTTGATGTCAGAATTTGAAAGCTTGTCATTCCAAGAACAAGAGATTGCAGGAGTATCTcataaaatcactgaaaaaacTGAGAATGAGGGAATTCTGGACAAGACCTGCTCTGCAGTGTCACTGGCAAGTTCTTCTGAGCCAGGTGTTACAGGAAAACATGGAGAGACCAAGTTAAGGACAGACCACAAAATACCATTAGAAAAGCAGAGAGTGTCCAGAGAATCTGGAATTCAGACTAAGGAGACACTGCAACGTCAAGAACTTTCTTCCCAGAAGTTTCTTTTGAAGACGTCACCTACAAATGACAATTTAAAGTTATTCCTTCTTGG GGAGCAGCCCTCGAAGCTGGATGGTGATGTCTTAGCAGCTATAGAAGGAGCAGAGATTGatccccagaaattcccaaTGATTTACAAATGGAAACACGCAGTGCAATCCTACACCTCATCTGACAGGCAAAG TTGGCCAAGTCCAGCATTGAAGGCAAGATTGCAGTCCCAGTCCATGGCTGCTTGCTCTCCAAATGCTTCTGTGCATCCTGGTTCAGGAAGGAACAGTCCCATACCAGGGAGTCCGGGGAAACACGGCAGCGCTGCCTCCTTCCCCCCGGAGCCCGGGAGCCCTGGGCGCTACAGCCCCGCCTGCATCCTGCGCTATTTCGCAGAGCCTCCTGCCCACTAG
- the ANKLE2 gene encoding ankyrin repeat and LEM domain-containing protein 2 isoform X2: MERWVGAAGGWESLWGAGWGRWPCWELLAACAVIGAVGWLLRLRDRRPGGRRAAVAAAAISAETPIASPAPQCAPAPPAAGSQRCSGSRPGGITMDTILSRLKKLSHDELREEIVKAGLKCGPITATTRFIFEKKLAQALLEQQGALEEEGSALSEEAAGNVPVNHNSHGSASEDADFGYCVGLNPPEEDAVTHMNCSAAACGADSQIPAPTPSRDPPLFYGVCPVYDDILARNERIHVYEDRKEALQAVKMIKGSRFKAFTNREDAEKFAKGICDYFPSPDGLCSPESDAVNKERANSYKSPRTQDLTAKLRKAVEKGDTATFSDLIWSNPRYLIGSGDNPTIVQEGCRYNVMHVAAKENQPAICQLLLDTLENPEFMRLMYPDDNDVMLKKRIQYIVDLYLNTPDKMWFDTPLHFACKFGNVDVVNVLTSHPAIVKNPRNKYDQTPAEVVCERSKNKSAELKEKIKEYLKGHYYVPLLRAEDNSSAPVIGAPWSPDQTDDGPQRAWPKYPGSPKDPVLSIRAFAGPMSPSKAEEFRRLWKTPPRERAGFFHNVRKSDLERGVERVGRELAHELGFPWVEYWEFLGCFVDLSSQEGLQKLEEYLSHREMSEKAQPETGENETCNRYKTPHPSGKSKKSCNSISVGAFLDEDDDDMSLEEIKNRQNAARNISPSLVSKEPSIAALGDAECDILSMECAGNIIETSAHPRHYEKGAAASKNGFCSPVSGKRIISDRKQLHDGSECLMSPVSNLMSEFESLSFQEQEIAGVSHKITEKTENEGILDKTCSAVSLASSSEPGVTGKHGETKLRTDHKIPLEKQRVSRESGIQTKETLQRQELSSQKFLLKTSPTNDNLKLFLLGEQPSKLDGDVLAAIEGAEIDPQKFPMIYKWKHAVQSYTSSDRQSWPSPALKARLQSQSMAACSPNASVHPGSGRNSPIPGSPGKHGSAASFPPEPGSPGRYSPACILRYFAEPPAH, from the exons GTGGAATAACAATGGATACAATATTATCCCGATTAAAGAAGCTCAGCCATGATGAGCTTAGAGAAGAGATTGTGAAAGCAGGACTGAAATGTGGGCCCATTACTGCAACTACAaggtttatttttgaaaaaaaattggctCAGGCACTGTTGGAGCAGCAAGGAGCATTGGAGGAGGAAGGGTCTGCTCTGTCAGAGGAGGCTGCTGGAAATGTCCCAGTGAATCACAACAGCCATGGAAGTGCTTCTGAGGATGCAGACTTTGGGTACTGTGTGGGTCTGAACCCTCCAGAAGAAGATGCTGTGACACACATGAACTGTtcagctgcagcctgtggtgctgATTCACAGATCCCTGCTCCAACACCGTCCAGAGATCCTCCACTGTTCTATGGTGTTTGCCCAGTTTATGACGACATCCTGGCAAGGAATG AGAGAATACATGTGTATGAAGATAGGAAAGAAGCTCTCCAGGCTGTTAAGATGATTAAGGGTTCCCGTTTTAAAGCTTTTACAAACAGAGAGGATGCTGAGAAATTTGCTAAAGGAATCTGTGATTATTTCCCATCTCCAG ATGGTTTGTGCTCCCCTGAGAGTGACGCTGTGAACAAGGAGAGAGCCAACAGCTACAAAAGTCCACGGACACAAGATCTCACAGCCAAGCTTCGGAAAGCTGTGGAGAAAGGAGACACAGCGACCTTTTCAGACCTTATTTGGAGTAACCCTCGTTACCTGATTGGGTCAGGAGACAACCCAACGATTGTACAG GAAGGGTGTAGGTACAATGTCATGCATGTTGCTGCCAAGGAGAACCAGCCTGCTATCTGCCAGTTATTGCTGGACACTCTGGAAAATCCAGAATTTATGCGGCTGATGTACCCAGATGATAACGATGTCATGTTGAAGAAACGCATCCAATACATTGTTGACCTTTACCTGAACACTCCAGATAAAATG TGGTTTGATACTCCACTGCATTTTGCTTGCAAGTTTGGGAATGTGGATGTGGTTAACGTGCTAACCTCACACCCAGccattgtaaaaaatccaagaaaCAAATATGATCAAACTCCAGCAGAA GTAGTTTGTGAAAGAAGCAAGAACAAATCTGCTGAAttgaaagaaaagataaaagagTACTTGAAAG GTCACTATTATGTCCCACTCCTGAGGGCAGAGGACAATTCCTCAGCTCCGGTCATTGGGGCACCGTGGTCGCCCGACCAGACGGACGATGGCCCCCAGAGAGCTTGGCCGAAATACCCCGGCAGCCCCAAGGACCCCGTGCTGTCCATCAGGGCTTTTGCAGGCCCCATGAGCCCCTCAAAG gcTGAAGAATTTCGCAGGCTGTGGAAGACTCCACCACGAGAGAGAGCTGGCTTCTTTCACAATGTCAGGAAATCTGATCTGGAGAGAGGTGTTGAAAGAGTTGGAAG GGAGTTAGCTCATGAACTGGGGTTCCCGTGGGTTGAATACTGGGAATTTCTGGGCTGTTTTGTTGATCTGTCTtcccaggaggggctgcaaaaATTAGAAGAGTACCTGAGTCATCGTGAAATGAGCGAAAAGGCTCAGCCAGAAACAGGGGAAAATGAAACCTGCAATAGATATAAAACTCCACATCCCTCTG GCAAAAGCAAAAAGTCCTGCAATTCCATTTCTGTTGGAGCATTTTtggatgaggatgatgatgacatgagcttagaagaaattaaaaacagacaaaatgcAGCACGAAACATCAGCCCCTCTCTGGTGTCCAAGGAGCCCAGCATTGCTGCCCTTGGAGATGCTGAGTGTGATATCCTGTCCATGGAGTGTGCAGGAAACATCATAGAGACCTCAGCTCACCCTCGGCACTACGAGAagggggctgctgccagcaaaaaCGGGTTTTGCAGTCCTGTGTCCGGTAAAAGGATCATCAGCGACAGAAAGCAGCTGCATGATGGGTCAGAATGCCTCATGTCACCCGTTTCAAATTTGATGTCAGAATTTGAAAGCTTGTCATTCCAAGAACAAGAGATTGCAGGAGTATCTcataaaatcactgaaaaaacTGAGAATGAGGGAATTCTGGACAAGACCTGCTCTGCAGTGTCACTGGCAAGTTCTTCTGAGCCAGGTGTTACAGGAAAACATGGAGAGACCAAGTTAAGGACAGACCACAAAATACCATTAGAAAAGCAGAGAGTGTCCAGAGAATCTGGAATTCAGACTAAGGAGACACTGCAACGTCAAGAACTTTCTTCCCAGAAGTTTCTTTTGAAGACGTCACCTACAAATGACAATTTAAAGTTATTCCTTCTTGG GGAGCAGCCCTCGAAGCTGGATGGTGATGTCTTAGCAGCTATAGAAGGAGCAGAGATTGatccccagaaattcccaaTGATTTACAAATGGAAACACGCAGTGCAATCCTACACCTCATCTGACAGGCAAAG TTGGCCAAGTCCAGCATTGAAGGCAAGATTGCAGTCCCAGTCCATGGCTGCTTGCTCTCCAAATGCTTCTGTGCATCCTGGTTCAGGAAGGAACAGTCCCATACCAGGGAGTCCGGGGAAACACGGCAGCGCTGCCTCCTTCCCCCCGGAGCCCGGGAGCCCTGGGCGCTACAGCCCCGCCTGCATCCTGCGCTATTTCGCAGAGCCTCCTGCCCACTAG